From the Fusobacterium ulcerans ATCC 49185 genome, the window ATCACTAAAGAACCTCTTGTAGGCAGAAATGCAGTTATTTTATCTGTATCTTTAGGTTTAGGTTATGGACTTGGAAGTGTTCCTGCTGCCCTTAAATATTTTCCTGAAAGTATTCAGCTTATATTTGGTGGTTCTGGAATAGTTGTTTCTGGTTCTATTGCTGTTCTTCTTAATATCATTCTGCCTTTAGATGAAAAGATAAAAAAATCATTAAAGACTGAAAAAGTTTCTCAATAAAATTAATAAATTACCACACAGCAGAGCAGGTATATAAGCAGTCTTCTTTTGAGGATTTCTTATTAATACTCTGCTGTCTTTTCGTGGTATAATATAAATAATACAATAACACAGGAGGTAAAACTTGTTTAGTTTTTCTAAATATTTTCCTGCTCAATCTTTGCAGGAAGCCTATGACGAACTTTTAAAAAGTAAAAAAAATATTATACTTGGAGGAACTTCTTATCTTAGAATGGAAAATACTTCATATAATACTGCTATAGATCTTTCTTCTCTTTCCCTTGATTACATCAAAGAAGATGAAGAATATATTCACATTGGAGCTATGGCTTCATTTAGAGAAATAGAAACTAACTCTATTATTTTAAATTTATTTAATGGAATTCTTTCAAAATCTGTAGAAAATATAATAGGAGTTCAATTCAGAAATAATGTTACTGTTGGAGCTACTGTTTTTTCTAAATATGGTTTTTCTGACCTTATCCCTACACTTTTATCTCTTGATACTACTGTTGTTCTTTTCAATGGAGGAGCAATTTCTCTGGAAGAATATTTGTCTACAGAAGGAAAGACAAAAGATATCCTTGTTGAAATAAAAATAAGAAAAGCTATTGGAAAAGGATCTTTTCAAAGTATCAGAAAAAGTAAAACTGACTATGCTATAACTAATACAGCTGTTACAAATGAAAAAGGAAACTTCAGAATTGCCATTGGTGTAAGACCAGGAAAAGCTAAGCTAGCTTGTAAAGCAATGGAGTTATTAAATCATTCTGACAATATCACTGATGAAGTTATTGATAAAGCATGCAGCATTATAACTGAAGAAATTACTTTTGGTTCTAATATGAGAGGAAGCAGTGAATATAGGGCTGCAATATCTAAAGTTATGACTAAGAGAGCTATAAAGGAGGTATTATAATGCTTTTAACTTTAACTGTAAATGGACTAAAAAGAGAGTTATTAATATCAGAGGACGAATACCTTCTTGATACATTGAGAAAAGCTGGATATTTAAGTGTAAAAAGAGGATGTGACACTGGGTCTTGCGGACTTTGTACTGTCCTTGTTGATGATAAGCCCGTTCTTTCATGTAGTACACTAGCTGCCAGAATGAATAATAAAAAAATAACTACTATCGAAGGATGTCAGGAAGAAGCTGCAAAATTTGCCAATTTTATGGCTGATGAAGGAGCAGAGCAATGTGGTTACTGTGCTCCTGGATTTACTTTGACAGTTCTTGCTATGATGAAGGAATATAAAAATCCAACAGATGAAGAGATACTTCATTATCTAAATGGAAACCTATGCAGATGCAGTGGATATGTTTCACAGCTTAGAGCAATAAAAAACTTTATGGAGGCTGAAAAATCTAATGAAAATAGTAAATAAATCTATAAAAAAAATAGATAGTATTGGAATAATAACAGGAAGACCTCTATATACAGATGATTTAGTTATAAACAACAACTCTCTTATTGTAAAGCTTTTAAGATCACCTCATGCCTATGCAAAAATATTAGATATAGATACAAGCATTGCCAAAAGAGTTCCTGGGGTAGAAGCTGTTTATACACACCATGATGTGCCAAAAACTATGTTTACTCTTGCTGGGCAATCTTATCCTGAACCATCTCCATATGATAGGAAAATATTATCTGAGTATGTAAGATATGTGGGAGATCCTGTTGCAATTATTGCTGCTGTTGATGAAAAAACTGCTGAAAAAGCAATGAAACTTATAAAAGTAAAATATGAAGTCCTTGAAGCTGTCATTGATTATGAAAAAGCTTTAGACTCAGATATATTAGTTCATCCTGAAGATATACATATAAACTTCCCAATAGGATTTGACAATAAAAGAAACCTTGCTTCTTCATATCTTGAAACTAAGGGAGATGTAGAAAAAGGATTTGAAGAAAGTGATGTAATCATAGAAAAAACTTACTATACTCAGCCTCAAATACATGCAATGATGGAAACTTACAGGACTGCATGCTATTTAGATGCTCATGGAAGATTAACTGTAGTTTCATCTACTCAAATTCCTTTCCATGTGAGAAGACATCTGGCTAGAGCTCTTGAAATGCCAAGCAGCAGAATAAGAGTTATCAAGCCTAAAATAGGTGGAGGTTTTGGAGGAAAGCAGACTTCTGTTTGTGAAATATACCCAGCTTTTGTTACTATGAAAACTGGAAAACCTTCTAAGATAATTTATTCAAGAAAAGAAACTCAAGCATACTCTAATACAAGACATGCTATGAGACTAAAAGTAAAAATCGGTTCAGATAAAGAAGGAAATATAAAAGCTATTGATATAAATGTTTTATCTAATACAGGAGCTTATGGAGAACATGCTCCAACTGTTACTTCTCTTGTAGTGTACAAGACTTTTCCTTTATATGCTAAAGTTCCTATGAGATGTAAAGCTGATATAGTTTACTCTAATACTATGGTAGGTGCTGCATTTAGAGGATATGGAGCTACTCAGGGAACTTTTGCTGTGGAGTCTGCTGTCAATGAACTTGCTCACAAACTAGGAATAGATCCAACAGAAATCAGAATGAAAAATCTTGTAGACCAATCTGACAAAGTCAGTGGAGATATTAAAAAATGTATCTCTATTGGTAAAGAAGCTTTTGATTGGGAAAACAGAACTGTAAAAGATATGGGAAATGGAAAAGTAAGAGCCAGCGGAATGGCTGTTACAATGCAGGGATCAGGTATTGCCAATGTAGATACTGCCTCTGCCACTCTAAAACTTCATGATAGTGGAGATTACACACTTTATTTAGGAGTTACAGATATGGGACAAGGATGTGATACTGTTCTTGCTCAAATGGCTTCTGAGATACTTGAAGTACCTGTAGAAAAAATTATAGTAAATACTGCTGATACTGATACTTCGCCATATGATCCAGGTGCTTATGCTTCAAGTGGTACTTATGTTACTGGAAATGCTGTAATTTTAGCTGCTGAAAAAATGAAAAAAGAAGTTCTTGACATAGCTTCTAAGTTAATGAATACTTCTGTTGAAGAATTAGAATATCTTGGAGAATCAGTACAGGATAAAAATGGAAATAAACTTTCTTTAAGAGATATTGGTGAAAGAGCTGTATCTTTTGAAGGTAAAAATCAGATTATTACAAGTGCAACTTGGGGTGGATCTACATCACCTCCTCCATTTATTGCAAGTTTTGCTGAAGTGGAAGTAGATACTCTCACTGGAAATACTGAAGTTATAGATTTCCTTTCTGTAGTGGACTGTGGTACTCCTATCAATCCTGCTCTGGCTCAGGTACAGGTAGAAGGAGGAATTGCTCAGGGTATTGGCCTTGCTCTTTATGAAGATATTCAATTTGATGATAGAGGTAAAGTTAAGCATGACACACTTATGCAGTATAAGATTCCTTCTAGAAAAGATTTAGGAAATATAAATGTTATATTCAGTTATTCAAATGAACCTACTGGACCATTTGGAGCTAAATCTATTGGTGAAGTAGTTATCAACACAGCTTCTCCAGCTATTGCTGATGCTATCTATAATGCAACAAAAGCTAGAGTAAGAAGTCTTCCAATTACAAGTGAAAAATTATTTTGGGAAATTCACTCAAAATAATTAAAATTTTGCTGGTTTTTTCTTGAAAATATGCTATTATATATGTTACTTACTATTAAATAAGCAATCATAATTTGTTGGAGGAATTTTTATATGAAATTATTAAAAGAATATATAGAGAAAAATGGTAAAGCCATTGGAACGAATATTCTAAAAGTAGATAGTTTTTTAAACCATCAAATAGACCCTAACCTAATGATGGCTATGGGAGAAGAGTTTAAAAGAAGATTTGAAGATCAGGGAGTTAATAAAATACTTACTATAGAAGCTTCTGGAATTGCAATAGGTTTAGCTGCTGCTTATGCCTTTAATGTACCTCTTGTTTTTGCTAAAAAGAAAATTCCTTCTACTATGGGAGATTTTTACACAGCTAATGTATTTTCATTTACTAAGAATAAAGATTACACTATTTGTGTAGCTAAAGAATTTTTATCACCTAATGATAGAGTCCTTATTGTAGATGACTTCCTTGCTATGGGAAATGCTGTATTAGGTCTTAAATCATTAGTTGAATCTGCTGGAGCTGAAGTTATTGGAGCTGGTATTGCAGTAGAAAAAGGATTTCAGCAAGGTGAAAAACTATTAGTTGATAATGGTGTTAAAGTTGAGGCTCTTGCTGTTGTTGATTCACTTGAAAATGGTATTATTAAATTTAGATAATTTAATCAAAAAAAAATTTTATAAAAAAAAGTATTGACATTTTCTTTTTATGAGAGTATTATAAGTTCATAATAAATTTTAGTTAAGAGGAGATAATTATGAAAGTCATTAGCGTTCTTAAAAACACATTACATCACCATCATCATAGATAAGAGTTTGTTTTTGTGAATTTTATTCATAGATGCAGACTCATGTTGTAATTCAAACGAGTCTGTATCTATGGTGGAACTTAATGCTTTCTAATTTAGTTAAGCCATCTGGATACTTATGTCAGATGGCTTTTTTATTTTAATTTAATAATACGGAGGGAGATCTTTATGAAAAAATTATTTATGGCGGTTTTAGTTATTACGGTATTAGCTTCTATTAGTTTATTTGCAGCTGATGGTTCTTTAGAAAAAGTAAAAAAAGATGGATATTTTATAGTTGGATTAGATGCTACATTTGCTCCAATGGGATTCAGAGATGAAAACGAAGAAATAGTTGGATTCGATATTGACCTTGCTAAAGAAGTTGCTAAGAGAATGGGTGTTGAAGCTAGATTCAAACCTTGTGAATGGGATGGAATCATCTTTGATCTTAGAAGTAAAAATATTGACATGGTATGGAATGGAATGACAATCACAGAACAAAGAAGCAAACAGGCAGCTTTTACTACTCCATATCTTGTAGATGGGCAAATCATTTTCTCTAGAAAAGGTAATGAAATAAATAAAGTCAGTGAACTTGCTGGAAAAGTAGTAGGTGTTCAATTAGGAAGCTCTGGATCACAAGCAGTTGAAAGAAATGCTATTGCTCCAAAACTTAAAGAAATAAAAAAATATGCAACAAATGTAGAAGCACTTCTTGATCTTGAAGCTGGAAGAACAGATGCAGTAGTTATGGATGCTATCTCTGGAAAATACTACAATGCTAAGAAAAATACTTTAAGCTTCTCTGAAGAATCTTTATCAGATGAATACTTTGCCGTAGCTTTAAGAAAAGATGACAAAGCTCTATTAGATGAAATTAACAGATTATTAGATGAAATGAAAAAAGATGGAACATTCGATCAAATTTCATTAAAATGGCTAGGAACAACTAAATAATAAGGAGAATAAACTTTATGGATGGAAATATAATATTTATTTTAAAAGGTATGAAATTAACAGTTAATTTATATGTTGTAACTATGCTTTTCTCTCTTCCTCTAGGGATATTATTATCCCTAGGGAGAGTTTCAAAAAATACAACATTAAGTAATATGATTCAAATATACACATGGATATTCAGAGGGACCCCCCTTTTACTTCAACTTTTCTTTGTGTACTATGGTCTTCCAGTAGTTGGTATTACTTTAACACCTTTTGCTGCTGCTTCTCTTACATTTGTTATAAATTATACAGCTTATTTCTGTGAAATATTTAGAGGAAGCATTCTGGGAATTGATCCAGGACAATATGAAGCTGCAAAAGTACTTGGTATGAAGTACTGGCAGACTATGATTAGAATAATAATTCCACAAGCTCTTATTACAGCACTTCCACCATTATCAAATGAGGCCATCTCTCTTATTAAAGATACTTCATTAGTTTCTGCTATTGGAATGGCTGAGATATTAAGAAATTCAAGAGAAATTGTTACTCGTGATTTCTCAATAGCACCATTTTTTATATGTGCAGTAGTATATTTAGGACTTTCTACAATAGTTGTTTTATTCTTTAAAAGAATGGAAAAAAAGGTGATGATATAATATGATTATTAAAGTTAATAATTTATCTAAACAATATTTAGAAGGAGATGTTATACTTAAAGGTGTCAATCTTGATATAGAAAAAGGAGAAGTAGTTTCTATAATAGGTCCATCTGGAGGTGGAAAATCTACTCTTCTCAGATGTCTTATCGGCTTAGAAGAAATAGATTCTGGAGATATAAAAGTCCCTGATAAAAAGAAAATGGGAATGGTTTTTCAAGCTTTTAATCTTTTTCCTCATAAAACAGCTATTCAAAATATAATGGAATCACTGATAGTTGTAGATAAAATGGATAAATCTGAAGCAAAAAAAATAGCTTATGATCTTTTAGAAAAAGTTGGGCTTAAAGACAGAGCTGACTTTTATCCTAAAGCTCTTTCTGGAGGTCAAAAACAGAGGGTAGCTATTGCCAGAGCTTTAGCAAGAAATCCAGAAGTTTTGCTTTTTGATGAACCTACATCTGCTCTCGATCCTGATATGGTAAAGGAAGTATTGAACGTTATTGAACAGCTTAGAGAATCAAGTAATATTACTATGGTAATAGTAAGCCATGAAATAGATTTTGTTAATCAAATTTCTGACAGAATTGTTGTAATGGAAAATGGTAATATAAAAGACATAATTGTTAATAAGAAAAAAAGACAGGTTTCCTAAGAAGGAGTCCTGTCCTTTTTTAATACTTATTTTTTCCAGCTGTTATATAAATCAGCTATGATATCTTCTATTGGAGCTTTTATTATTTCTATATCAACAATCTCTGTATATTGAGAAAGCTTTTTAAAAATATCATTTATTTTAATTTTTTCTTTATCAAACTTATAACTATATTTTCCCTCTTCTGAACCTGTAAATTCCATTTCATCTAAGGCTGGTGCTTCTCCAGTTGAAGTTATAATCAATCTAGAGGAATTATTCTGTACTTTTCTCAACTCTTCAAAATTTCCATCAAAAGCTATCTGTCCCTTAGAGAGTAATATTATTCTTTCAGCCATCTCTTCCAAATCATCCATGTCATGACTTGTTACAACTATTGTTGTCCCTTTCTCCCTATTTAATTTCTTTAGGAAGTTTATCATCTTTTTCTTAGCAAGAACATCAAGTCCTAATGTTGGTTCATCTAAAAATATTATCTGTGGGTTATGGAGAAGAAGCATTCCTAAATCAGCTCTCATACGTTGACCTAGACTAAGCTCTCTGGCAAATGTTTTCAATATATCAGATAAGTCTAAAAGCTCAGTCACCATAGCTAGATTTTCATCAAAAACCTCCTGTGGTATATTCCAAACTGATTTTTTCCATTCATAACTTGTAATTACAGGATGATCCCACCATAATTCTGTTCTTTGCCCAAATAATACTCCTATATTTTCCATAAGTTTTATACGTTCTTTTCCAGGAAACATTCCTAACACAGAAATATTCCCGCTTGATGGCTGTAAAATTCCTGAAAGTATTTTTATAGTTGTACTTTTTCCAGCTCCATTAGCTCCTGCATAAGCTAAAAATTCCCCTTTGGATACTTTAAAAGATACCCCATCCAAAGCTTTTATCTCTCTTTTCTCTGGTGAAAAAAGATTTTTTACTATATCTTTTATTTTTCCACTTCTCTGCCATTGCACATATATTTTACTTACATCATCTATGACCAAAGCTGGAATATCTTGGTGAACCATATTTTGCATAATATCTCATCCCCTTTTTAAAAATTAATGCAGCTAAAACAAGAAATATTGTTGCTGTCATCATCATAAATATCATAATATCAAATTTGCCTAAAAGTATTCTGCTTGGAAACCATGCTATCATCCCAACTGGTATCAATGAACAAAAGAAAATCTGTGTTGATTTATTCATTCCCCCAAGTGGATAGTTTTTTAATGATTCAAACATCCCTATTCCAACTGAAGCTATCTCTTCAGCTGCTGCTGGAGCATAAAATGCTGTACATGATAATATATATATTGTACATATCATTATAGTGCATGATGCTGCTAAGTTTATTAAAAGCATCACTAGCCATATTCCAGAAAAATTTATTCCAGAAGAGGAAACTGAATAATATATCAGTCCTATTCCACATAGAAGCACTCCATTTCCCGATACTGGAGAAAATCCCTCTGCTGCTAACTGCATCCACACAGGAACTGGCTGTATCATCTTATGATCCATTTGTCCTCTTCCTATTGTTCTGCTTATCTGCCCTGCATTATTACTTATGAAAAACAATGCAAACACCCCTTCCACCAAGACAGAATATCCCAGCATAAATATTATTTCTTTTTCAGTCATTCCTCCAATACCATCAAATTTTACTGCTAAAAGAAATACTCCCACTACAACTGCCAGTGTAGATATCATATCTGAAAATATATACATTAGGCAGTATTTAGTATCTCTCAAAAACCATAACAAATCCATTTTTCCATATATTTTAAACATTCTTATTAAAGTTCTTATTTTATCCACCAAATGAAATCATCCTCTCTTCACTTTTTATAAAAATTTTTATTCCAACTATCCATAAGACAATATTCCAAAAGATTTGTATTCCTATTATTTTCATAATTTCACTTTCCATTCCTGTATAAATAGTCAATGGAGCATTTCCCACAGAACCAAATGGAAGGAGGGCAAATATCTTTCCAAGCCCCCAAGGAAAGAATATAAAGGGAATAAGAGCTCCTGAGAGCAAAGAATATATACTTTCTCTAGCTCTGGTAGCAGCCCAGCATCCATTTTTCAATCTTATTGCAAAAGAAGCAAATAATAAATCTAAAGCAAATCCCAATGACACACTTAAGAGTAGGCTTATAAATGCTGATACTCCATTAATGATTGAAGCAGGAAATGGATTTATTCCCAACAACGGAGATAATACCCATAAAGGCAGTCCATAAAATAAAAATACTGGTATCCAATATCTTCCAATTGTTTCAGCTGCAAGACTCCCTATGACAGATACTGGTCTTGTATATCTTCCTATAATTGATCCCTCCCAAAGAGCAGAAGTAGCTGGTGTTACAATATCCAGCTGCGGCTTTAAAATAGAAGCCATCAATGAGTATGTAAGTATCTGTGATAGTTCTACTCCATCAAAACTTTTTCCAGCTTTTATCAAAGATTTCCAGATTAAAGTAAGCATAATAAACTGCACAAATTTTATAAAATATTCTCCTCCTATTGTTAATATATTTCCATCAAATACCTGCTTTGCACTCATCATCATAGTTGCACTGTAGGATTTTAAAAATTTATATTTCATAAATTCAATTCCTTTCTTAAAATTTAGACATAAAAAAACCGGGATACGACAATGCGCTCCCGGATTTAGATACAAACTTTAAAAATGCCATAAAATTTTTATGACTTCTCTATCTTTTTCCTTGGTAAAAACACATTATTTGCCGTAAACTGGACAGACTTATACATGTAAAGTGCCATTTTACCGTCTTGAGCTGTGACTTCACCAATATTTTTCCATGTTGAACTATTTTTAAATATTGAATTTATCATGTGTTTCACCTCCATCATTAAATTTTATTTTTATATTATCATTAAAGAACCTATATGTCAATATTTATATTTTAAGAAAATATTATTAGCTTAGCATTTATTAGGTATTTTACTATATTATAATCCTCTTTGACAGCATCAAAATTTATATCTAAATATTTCTCTATATTTTTAAGATACTCTTTTGCCACTTCTTTCTCATCTATTTTAATAAATTTTTTATATGCTTCATAATCTCAACTTTAAAAATGTCAATATCAAAAATTATATCTCCTAAAGGATTATTCTTCTATTATTCCAAAATATTTTCCTGGAGAAATTCCCTCATATTTTCTAAATGTTCTTATAAAAGTATTTGAACTATTGTATCCTACAAGCTCTGCTAAGTCTTTTATTCTTAAACCATTATTTTCTTGCATAATTTCTTTAGATTTTTCTATTCTATAAATACTTAGATAATTTTTAAAATTATCCCCTATTACTTTTTTAAATAATACACTTGTATATTTAAAAGAGTGTCCTAAATGATCTGCTAAATTTTCTAATGAAATATCAATCATGTAGTTTTCTTCAAGATATCTCTCAATTTTCATTTTTACAGATTCTATATCATTTTCTTCTTCTAATTTTGTAAGTTTGCATATGGCTAATATTTTTTCTTGAAACACTCTTTTTAGCTCAACTGCATTATTAATCTCCAATATTTCATTTATTTTATAATCCTTTATATCAATATTTTCATTTACTTCTTTTAATTGAATAAAAACTCTATTTAAAGTATTATATAATAGTATTCCAAATTCTTGAATATACTTTTTATCTATTACTTGTCCAGATTTCTGATTAAACATTTCATCTATTATTCTTTTAACACTTATTTCATTAGAGCTCAAAGTTCTTAATATAAGTTTAGATTCAATTTCAATTGGATAATAATATTTATTAAAGCTATTTTCTTTTATCTTATCTTGAAAAATAACACTATTTTGTTTGTAAATATATTTATAATCAAGCATTTTTTTTGCCATTCTATATGCTTTTGGCATTTGTAAGACATCATTATAAATATTTGTAACCACTAAAGTAAATTTTAAATTAAAATTTCTATCTATGTGAAAAACAAGACATTTTAAAACTTCTTCTAGTTCATCTTTTGATAGGCACTCTTCCAATATAAAAGTGATACTTTTATAATCAATTCCTACAACTTCACATTTTACTTCTTCTGAAAAATATTTTAAAATGTGCTCTTTTGATAAATTAAATTTATCAAATATATTCTCTACAGATTCTATATCAAAAACTTCCATTATTATTACTCTATATCTATCTACCTTAAAAATTTCTGAAATTTCATTTAAAAGCGAAATATCTAAGTGTTCTGTTATTCCTGTTATAAACTCTTTTATTCTTTTTTGCTTTTGATAATTTCTCAAACTTAAAATTTTATTTTGTAAAGTTAAATTTATATTTTGAATCTCTTCTATTTTATTTTCAATATACTCTAACTCTTTTTCATCTTTATTCTTTATATATCCCATTTTTTCTGCTAATTGCTTTATTGGATTTATTATGAAATATCTGCTGATTAAAATTAAAATATAAACCATTCCTAAAACAAGTAAAAGCTTAGCGCTCTCATAAAAAATTATCTGAAGTATATTTATTGATGGTTGAACATACAATAGAGTCAAATCAAAAGATGGTAAGTAGAATATATGAAATTTTTTTCCTAATTCCTTTTGAATATATCCATCCCTATTTATAGTATTTCTTTTCTTACTTTGTAATATCTCTATTAATTGAGCCTCTATTTTAGAAAATTTTTTATTATTATTTCCTAAATTTATTAATTTTTCATTACTAAAAATATACCATTTATCTGCTTCAGACATAATTTCAGAGAAAAAATTATTTTTTTCTAAAGAAATTATATAACTTACTATAATATTATTTTGTGTTTTTACATCATTTAAATATATATTAATATCTTCTTCAAAACAATTAATATACTTTTCTTTACTTTCTATATCCTTTGGAAAACCAACAGAATTATAGAAATCCTTTTTATTTGTAGTTCCATTCAATGTTGTTATTGAATCAGAAATATTATCTGCTACACTTACAAGATATCCTAATTTTCCATAAACACTATTTCTTTTTTTCAATTCCAAAAAAAGTTGTGTTTTACTATATGGAATATTTTGATTACTAGCTAAGCTTATAACATAATTTTTATATTTATCACTTGATTTAAAGTCATATAAAGTCATAGTAACAACTTCAGCTTTTCTTTCTAAATCATTATATAGCCTTTGACTCTTTATTTTTTCTCCTAAATTTATATTTACAATTTCTTTATAGGAAGTAATTGCTATAATTATACAAGAAATTAAAAATATAATTATTACTTTTATTTTTGGAGATTTTTTTCCCAATATTTTTTTCATTTTTAATTTTAATATATCCAACAATTTTCTTCCCTTCTCAAATAGATTCAACAATTTAAACACTAAATACATTATATCAATTTTTATAGTTTTTATAAAGCAAAGTTAAAGTTTTATCTTTTTATAAATATTTATCTTAGACCTGTATCTTCTGTTGATATTACAATCGATATTTTCTTACTGAATTTCTTTCCATTTTCTATTATTCCTATACTAAGTCCATCATTTTTATTCTTTAATTTTTCTGTTCTCATTCTATAGTATTTTTCATAATCTGATATTCTTTTAAAAGCACTATCTATATCCTTAAGAACTTTATTTTCTGATATCAATACAATAATCTTCTCTGCTCCAAATAGTGATAAACTGGTATTGTAATCTCCTACCACTAAAATTTGTCCATCTTCTGTAACAAGCTCTCCTTCTATTATAGCTATTTGTGCTAAAAGAGAAGCTCTTTTTGCTTCTTCAGAAGTTTCTTTAAATCTATTATAAAATTTATATTCCTTCAATTCATTAATAAATTCCTCATTTGTAAGTTCCCACGAATCTCCAAGAGCTATAGTTTTCTTTTTATTTAGAAGTTTTAGTATTTTTTCTTTTGCTTCTTTCACAGAAAAAACTCTATGGATAAGATAGCCTTTATCTAAGAGAATTTTACATAATCTATCTAATTTTTTTTCTTTATACCATCTTAAATTTTCTTCCATTTTTAGTCTCCTAATATCCTAAATTATCATTGATTAATATAACTCTTATCTTTCCACATACTCTTTTCCCATTTTTGATTACTGAAATAAAATTACACATTCTCATTTCAGTAGTACAATTTTCACATTTTCCACTGAAATTACAAGGAGTCTTATGGTTGAGCCTCTTAGAATTTAAAGGTCCTGCATAGTAAAGCCTTTTATATCCTTCATTTATATTTTTCACTATCTTATTGACTCCTGTTATTACTATAACATTGTGAGGACCATATGCCATTCCAGCTACACGATTTCCCCCTGAGTCTATTTGTATAAGAAATCCTTCTTCTGTAACAGCATTTGTCCCTGTTACAAGAAAATCACTTAATAGTGATTCCCTCATAACTCTAACTGTTCTTTCCCAAGTTGGCTGCTTAAATCTTTCAAAAAATTTATACTTTTCACTTCTAAATTTTTCAAGAAGACCTGTCATATTTAATGTGATAGAGCCTCCCATGCTTATTGAGCTACCTTCTGGAATAATATCTATAGTTATTTTTTCAGCTTCTTTGAGTGTGTCAACACATATTACTTCAAAATCATTATTCTTCAAATTTTTAATTGTTCTTTCTAATCTATCTTTTGCTAATAAATACTTTATATTTTCCATAACTCCTCCAAAAAGAATTATCTTATCATTTTATTTCCTTTTCTTCTCTTCTTAGTCTTAAAGTTTCAGCATTAGCATCAACTTTTTTCTTAGATAGTGGATACACCAACATAAATATAATTACAACTAATGTAAATAGTGTAGCAGGTGCCACTGTTGCAAGTTTATAAATGCCATTTAAAACTTCTTGAGTCTGTTCTTTAGTTCCTGCCTGGAATCCAATTATTGCAAGTGAATACCCTACTAAACTACTTCCAAGAGCTTGCCCCACTTTTCTTGAGAATGAGTAAATAGCATAAAGTGTTCCATCTTCTCTCCTTCCAGTTTTAATTTCAGAATCATCAATAACATCAATAATTGCTCCCCAAATTACATA encodes:
- a CDS encoding amino acid ABC transporter ATP-binding protein — encoded protein: MIIKVNNLSKQYLEGDVILKGVNLDIEKGEVVSIIGPSGGGKSTLLRCLIGLEEIDSGDIKVPDKKKMGMVFQAFNLFPHKTAIQNIMESLIVVDKMDKSEAKKIAYDLLEKVGLKDRADFYPKALSGGQKQRVAIARALARNPEVLLFDEPTSALDPDMVKEVLNVIEQLRESSNITMVIVSHEIDFVNQISDRIVVMENGNIKDIIVNKKKRQVS
- a CDS encoding ABC transporter ATP-binding protein yields the protein MQNMVHQDIPALVIDDVSKIYVQWQRSGKIKDIVKNLFSPEKREIKALDGVSFKVSKGEFLAYAGANGAGKSTTIKILSGILQPSSGNISVLGMFPGKERIKLMENIGVLFGQRTELWWDHPVITSYEWKKSVWNIPQEVFDENLAMVTELLDLSDILKTFARELSLGQRMRADLGMLLLHNPQIIFLDEPTLGLDVLAKKKMINFLKKLNREKGTTIVVTSHDMDDLEEMAERIILLSKGQIAFDGNFEELRKVQNNSSRLIITSTGEAPALDEMEFTGSEEGKYSYKFDKEKIKINDIFKKLSQYTEIVDIEIIKAPIEDIIADLYNSWKK
- a CDS encoding ABC-2 family transporter protein, coding for MDKIRTLIRMFKIYGKMDLLWFLRDTKYCLMYIFSDMISTLAVVVGVFLLAVKFDGIGGMTEKEIIFMLGYSVLVEGVFALFFISNNAGQISRTIGRGQMDHKMIQPVPVWMQLAAEGFSPVSGNGVLLCGIGLIYYSVSSSGINFSGIWLVMLLINLAASCTIMICTIYILSCTAFYAPAAAEEIASVGIGMFESLKNYPLGGMNKSTQIFFCSLIPVGMIAWFPSRILLGKFDIMIFMMMTATIFLVLAALIFKKGMRYYAKYGSPRYSSFGHR
- a CDS encoding helix-turn-helix transcriptional regulator, with the protein product MKKILGKKSPKIKVIIIFLISCIIIAITSYKEIVNINLGEKIKSQRLYNDLERKAEVVTMTLYDFKSSDKYKNYVISLASNQNIPYSKTQLFLELKKRNSVYGKLGYLVSVADNISDSITTLNGTTNKKDFYNSVGFPKDIESKEKYINCFEEDINIYLNDVKTQNNIIVSYIISLEKNNFFSEIMSEADKWYIFSNEKLINLGNNNKKFSKIEAQLIEILQSKKRNTINRDGYIQKELGKKFHIFYLPSFDLTLLYVQPSINILQIIFYESAKLLLVLGMVYILILISRYFIINPIKQLAEKMGYIKNKDEKELEYIENKIEEIQNINLTLQNKILSLRNYQKQKRIKEFITGITEHLDISLLNEISEIFKVDRYRVIIMEVFDIESVENIFDKFNLSKEHILKYFSEEVKCEVVGIDYKSITFILEECLSKDELEEVLKCLVFHIDRNFNLKFTLVVTNIYNDVLQMPKAYRMAKKMLDYKYIYKQNSVIFQDKIKENSFNKYYYPIEIESKLILRTLSSNEISVKRIIDEMFNQKSGQVIDKKYIQEFGILLYNTLNRVFIQLKEVNENIDIKDYKINEILEINNAVELKRVFQEKILAICKLTKLEEENDIESVKMKIERYLEENYMIDISLENLADHLGHSFKYTSVLFKKVIGDNFKNYLSIYRIEKSKEIMQENNGLRIKDLAELVGYNSSNTFIRTFRKYEGISPGKYFGIIEE
- a CDS encoding LUD domain-containing protein: MEENLRWYKEKKLDRLCKILLDKGYLIHRVFSVKEAKEKILKLLNKKKTIALGDSWELTNEEFINELKEYKFYNRFKETSEEAKRASLLAQIAIIEGELVTEDGQILVVGDYNTSLSLFGAEKIIVLISENKVLKDIDSAFKRISDYEKYYRMRTEKLKNKNDGLSIGIIENGKKFSKKISIVISTEDTGLR